CCGTCGCCGTTCAGACAACGACGGCAGTCAACAGGGCCTGGTGGCCCCTGATGGCGCAGGTAGAGTCCGGCTTAGCAGTGACTCTCTGGAGCTGCAGGCTACCCCTGCGGGCGGATCAGGCAGAACTCGTTGCCGTCCGGGTCGGCGACTACGGCGAGTCCCTCATCCGGTTCGATGAAGTCCCTGAGCACCCTTCCCCCGATGGCCTCTACTCTCACCATCGCAGCCGCCACGTTCGGCACCGTCACGTCCATGTGTACCCGGGTCTTGCTGATCTTCTCATCGGGGACCCTCTGGAGATAGAGGCCCACGCCGCTGGGCAGCGGCTTGAAGCCGACATACTGTTCGAACGCCCAGTCCCGCTCGACGCCCAGCAGCACCGAGTAGAACGCCTCCGCTCGCTCGAGATCGGCAACGTCTATGCCGACGTTAGTCAGCGTTCCAATCGGCCCGGATTGTTCGGTCATCGTGTCATCTCCCATGTTCGTGTGTATGTAGCATCTACATGGTAGTTGATGTGACCGCAGCAGGCAGATGATGACGCTTAGCCTTTCCTCGTAAGTGCAAGGCAGCATGGCTTGGCGCCTACAGGTTCAGGTAGCGGTACTGCCTTCGCACTCATGGTTCAGTCTCAAATATCGTGGAGAAAAGCTGGTAGAGACCTGCAAGGTTCTCCGTATCGGCAGCGTATGCGGCACCGCCAGTGGCGTCTGCCAGGTCCCTGAGAATGTCCAGGTCGTACTCCCCATCTCTTTTGTGTAATCTGGTGTATAATCCTTGTATCTTTTTGCTTGGAGGCCGCACGCAGGCACAGTGGGCTACGCGCCCATCGCCACCAGCGATCCTGCCGAT
The sequence above is a segment of the Dehalococcoidia bacterium genome. Coding sequences within it:
- a CDS encoding VOC family protein; the encoded protein is MTEQSGPIGTLTNVGIDVADLERAEAFYSVLLGVERDWAFEQYVGFKPLPSGVGLYLQRVPDEKISKTRVHMDVTVPNVAAAMVRVEAIGGRVLRDFIEPDEGLAVVADPDGNEFCLIRPQG